In Asterias amurensis chromosome 4, ASM3211899v1, one genomic interval encodes:
- the LOC139935717 gene encoding neurochondrin-like yields the protein MDTSRLDVQMETEGEASSRKGNDNIEETCLQALEKASSDTEVLAALLLVAKVVQAENTDVATRKRIFDVVGFKFINRLFKTANNPKREDGPMYRSLAITLLRCFITIPDLASHSKMISQIPIFMEIISGSKTSVEDDEKQMIDETYQILVTMAMEEEPRKIFCSQEIVALLCQAFGDQYYNCNKAEELLLILLHYCGGQMWKLNKAQLYSLLLKLARRFQEYQDDVKFEVCETLSRLLSASSEVPMEQSEWSQFIFQGVSDILKSKVVEKYRDPALRLASTMVNQQGIGWALGPSQLDKKFLLLLIHLACVETRMALESPDPKYRSSKDSVLVACFSLLEQCIEFLTCGPILALEDRQVVQLHTAMTGAFGAVMYYLQMAQFDAAWADQPLVVAAVRVLCVWLAEETTALKAQVFQLLPFLVKVVEKSFREATSTSRTTPQASGSSPLPISHQSLRSFASTDLLRLLLPALCHLTAEDEPRAVLVEEGGIELLGECFSHHWQRFIMGDEDGDSEIAMTTLCSVFLNVALQDAEAVQNHSTVFKELLCLLAAALAQIVSETEHLILSFNLAVLGLTLLRTLAFNADVRDLSAIKKSVSRMLDLFKASYVVTRDNIHEVCEEYQPYWTDVSELWLLGNQVLSECLSCIPWLPALCLQNGYLKHIIELLKKVKAETVEDETRIVYSALLGSVAKTEVCAEIQQMGALDIARKYAMEEVLASLQATDR from the exons ATGGATACAAGTAGATTGGACGTACAGATGGAGACAGAGGGTGAGGCGTCGAGCCGTAAAGGAAATGACAACATAGAAGAGACTTGCCTTCAGGCGCTAGAAAAAGCTTCGTCGGACACAGAAGTCTTGGCTGCTCTTCTCTTG GTTGCCAAAGTAGTTCAAGCAGAGAACACAGATGTTGCAACGAGAAAACGCATATTTGATGTGGTGGGATTCAAGTTCATCAACAGGTTGTTCAAAACAG CCAATAATCCCAAGCGTGAAGACGGGCCAATGTATCGCAGCTTAGCCATCACACTTCTTAGATGCTTCATCACAATCCCCGATCTGGCTTCACACTCTAAGATGATCAGTCAGATCCCAATTTTCATGGAGATTATCAGTGGAAGCAA aacATCGGTTGAGGACGATGAAAAGCAGATGATTGATGAAACTTATCAAATCCTGGTTACCATGGCAATGGAGGAAGAGCCAAGGAAGATTTTCTGCAGCCAGGAGATTGTAGCGTTACTCTGTCAAGCGTTTGGAGATCAGTATTACA ATTGTAATAAAGCTGAAGAGTTGTTGCTGATTTTACTTCATTATTGCGGAGGTCAGATGTGGAAGCTTAACAAAGCCCAGCTGTATTCACTGTTGCTCAAATTGGCAAGAAGGTTTCAGGAATATCAG gatgatgttaaatttgaagTTTGTGAGACTCTGTCTAGACTGCTCTCAGCTTCCAGTGAG GTCCCCATGGAGCAATCAGAGTGGAGCCAGTTTATATTTCAAGGAGTGAGTGACATTCTCAAAAGCAAAGTTG TTGAGAAGTACCGAGACCCAGCATTGCGTCTGGCATCCACCATGGTCAACCAGCAAGGTATAGGATGGGCTCTGGGACCAAGTCAACTTGATAAGAAGTTCCTACTCCTGCTCATTCACTTAGCTTGTGTGGAGACGAGAATGGCTCTGGAAAGCCCTGACCCAAAATAT CGATCCTCCAAGGATTCTGTTCTAGTGGCCTGCTTCAGCcttctagagcagtgtattGAGTTCCTAACCTGTGGGCCGATCCTAGCGCTGGAAGATCGGCAAGTTGTGCAACTTCACACGGCCATGACCGGTGCATTCGGGGCTGTTATGTACTACTTGCAAATGGCTCAGTTTGATGCTGCTTGG GCCGACCAGCCGCTAGTCGTAGCTGCAGTCAGGGTGCTGTGTGTGTGGCTCGCTGAGGAAACTACTGCCCTTAAAGCTCAAGTGTTTCAACTCTTACCATTCCTCGTCAAAGTTGT AGAGAAGTCATTCCGTGAGGCCACCTCCACCTCTAGAACCACCCCTCAGGCCAGCGGGTCCTCACCCCTCCCGATCTCCCATCAGAGCCTAAGGAGTTTTGCCTCAACAGACCTCCTGAGGCTCCTCCTGCCGGCGTTGTGTCACCTTACTGCCGAGGATGAACCCAGGGCCGTCTTGGTGGAGGAAGGAGGGATTGAACTGCTTGGAGAGTGTTTCAGTCATCACTGGCAGAGGTTTATCATGGGGGATGAAGATGGGGATTCGGAG ATTGCCATGACAACGCTGTGCAGTGTCTTCCTGAATGTGGCCTTACAGGATGCTGAAGCAGTTCAGAATCACTCCACTGTATTCAAAGAACTGTTGTGTCTGCTAGCGGCCGCATTGGCACAAATAG TGTCCGAAACAGAGCATCTTATCCTGTCCTTCAACCTGGCTGTACTGGGATTGACGCTGCTTAGAACTCTCGCCTTTAATGCTG ATGTGAGAGATTTGTCGGCCATAAAGAAATCCGTCAGTCGCATGTTGGATCTGTTTAAAGCGTCGTATGTGGTTACCCGTGATAACATACATGAAGTGTGTGAGGAGTACCAGCCATATTGGACGGATGTTTCTGAGCTTTGGCTTCTTGGCAATCAAG TTTTATCAGAGTGCTTGTCCTGCATACCCTGGTTGCCAGCACTCTGTCTGCAAAATGGATATCTCAAACATATCATTGAACTGCTGAAGAAGGTCAAAG CTGAGACGGTTGAAGACGAGACAAGAATtgtttatagcgccctcttgggaTCAGTTGCTAAGACAGAGGTGTGTGCTGAGATACAACAAATGGGTGCTTTGGACATTGCAAG AAAATACGCAATGGAGGAGGTATTAGCAAGTCTGCAGGCGACTGACAGGTAG